Part of the Procambarus clarkii isolate CNS0578487 unplaced genomic scaffold, FALCON_Pclarkii_2.0 HiC_scaffold_153, whole genome shotgun sequence genome is shown below.
ggtcgtcggtggtcttgtgattcaatattttcttgttgtcgctaagttacacttttcaggtctatatagtacaatggccagtcctcatgtacctagtaattatgtacgtaaattatgtaattatgttcatgtacctagtagctagtagttatagtgtcatgttgggggttaatgggccaggccgagcgtgcctgtgccccacaaatatcacccttattgctgactagttggtataacggcttttcccaaacctctctctcgccagaattatactgacatgtgaatatctttggcagttgatgaatcctaaatataaataataaataaataaatgtttatttaggtaaggtacatccatacaagaaatttttacaagattggtggacttatagatagattcatacattgcataactgcatggcataactggcaatcccctcacagtgttcaagtgagaactggataagcacctccaaaggatacccaagtatgccaagtatgctgccctgaggaacaccaatgttgatgggtagggtggagaaattgaattattcacagaaacatactggagcctgtcagtgaggtacgtaggatttgaggtattgcaggggatacaagacactgatcactggtctcccattggtcctcattgctttatcttactattattgaatgtcaataaccgtattatgcaatttcaatttcttctattgctttctttattatgcaccccatacccatcccgtgggccgtggtgtaaaggattacagaggcacataatcggttcaggacctgaaccctctagttcgtttagctaagcaaataacaatgttgacgctagttacaaaattattaatgttgtatacacatgtacacacacactcatacatacacatatatatatatatatatatatatatatatatatatatatatatatatatatatatatatatatatatatatatatatatatatatatatagacagggacagagaggggggcaTGGACAGAGAGGGGGgcatggacagagacagagacagagggacagggtcagagagggggaccgggggacagagggaggagaggggggcaggagaccaagagagaggggacagaggagagacagggacaaggggacagagatggattagggggactggaggaaagggagggggacagatgatggacagcggacagaaagagtgggcagggggacagagaggtacaggggacagagagatggacagggggacatagaggaacagggggacagagagtgacagggggacagagagaggaacaggaggacagagaagaacagggggacagagagagacaggggggacagagacagggacaatgggatagagaggggacagggggacagagagatggaaaggggggacagggggacagagagggggacagagagggggaaagggatctgggacagaggacagaaaatgtgggcaaggggacaaagtgagggacaggggacaaagatggacagggggacaaagatggacaagggggacaggaggaaaggggggagatgtatgaggggaaatgtttgcggaagatggagaaggggtatttagaacggtaagttagagagggggcaactaaggcccatcattgaaaaacaaatgagcatcattgcaatagcaggagccacgcacatctttagcctgcgttgttgagacattgtcaattaagcggtgtccaatagcagtatcttcggtatttaagcgttaccttaaaaaatactggaaatattgaaagctattaatccagatattaatccccttgtgcaacgcacacaagaggcaacagcttctagctctacaagccgcaatataaaatagagaataggcgattgttttcactcacagtgtaataaacccacggacccacccacccgctgaagccgtaaatgccaagacattacttccgtttaaaattaagccggaataatcctcaggtatgtggaggatgtgggaggcctttgatcaaccaccgacttcctgccccgtcgacggggccatcagccctcagtgtgccctcagccaaaataatgtgaaacatgtatgtgggtgtattaaatatttttatttattatttccaagatttagctgttagctcttggaccccgcctttctaagcgtcggttgtctaatgtaccgactctcggcctcttttcctccatcatatctaaacaacatatatttttatctaacacactcacacatccccaagatgcagcctttagcagcttcctgactttcaggttcctatttactgcaaggtgaatagaggcattagtgtgtgtatgtttgtgtgtgtgtgtgtgtgtgtgtacgtgtgtgtgtttgtgtgtatactcacctagttgtggttgcggggggttgagctctggctctttggtcccacctctcaactggcaatcaactgatgtacagattcctgagcctactgggctctatcatatctgcatttgaaactgtgtatggagtcagcctccaccacatcactgcctaatgcattccatctattaactactctgacactgaaaaagttctttctaacatcctagtggttcatttgggtactaagtttccacctgtgtccccttgttcgcctaccacccgtgttaaacagtttatctttatgtaccctatcaattgcatttctcgcagcctgtcctcgtaactcatgcctcttagtcctgggactagcctattggcataccactaaactttttcaagcttcgtcttgtgctttttttttttttgagatatatacaagagttgttatattcttgtacagcctagtactaagtatatggtgtttggctagataagagtaaaactgcttgtagattagtttttcaaaaaatgttgacaagttaggcaggattgatataggtctgtagttgttaacatctgtgagatcaccacatttgtgtacaggggtaactcgctttttttaggataactggaaaggtttggagttcaagtgacctgttgaagagcatgagaattctttggagacaattcctaacctatacttcttctcaaggtcatgttttttattaatgggtttaagtattccctttgtaagcaagggattgttaagccttttggttatgcttacaaaaaagtcacaggacagacattatcagcagcagttataaaattgtcaatagcagtttcattgtgcagcctaaaacttaactcccttgactctagaggtatatatattaggtttaggttaggttttttaattaaaccagccaggatgagtgaagccatgaagggcgtttttattaattaaaacacccaaatgttgggtgcttcaggtgttgttcctcttggatgatcttgtacctctctgtctcacacctgtaagaatgagtgatatggttaagggggaaacaaagtgcaggcaaggcaatggaggccagtagtaatcttagggctaggataattagaaattagagaaattaagtaagagaaattagcaagagaaatcaggtaaaatttattatacttaacttttgtatcatcagtttagtagtaaatcttcatcttcatcatcatcatcttcactgtcacaaagctccaggtagggctcggaaacatcaacatcctcttcctggtatccaaataaacgctttgcatcactcagcttgtcagaacacaacttttgcccttgcttcaaaagagccaagattccactcttatttttggttgataggtgcttctcttcaatagtgtacttcttaggatcctgtaatatatagactatttaatggggtttaagacatttacaaatttccctgaaaatactaaagaaattagaataaataaataaagttttcggtaaaagttcaaatatatgtaaaacacaccagtacagtatatgaaaaccatggaattgtctacctgtcaaagttgtaaatagcaagactttactcaagtataaaattctgctggataaatgtttatgaagaactgaattgcaacacacatttaggctgttagcttaccttgcttagatatgaaggaaaaattccacataacaactcttcagtatgtttggttaaaatctctctcttattcttgtaatatgcgagataatgcagcatttcttgaacagtgtgttgttgctcttctctggatctcttctgaagctccacatcttctactgccttctgtttttgagcaagggacactaataaaagaggaaaattatatttactgcaagtgaactacaactcaatttaatgtaattacagtttaggtacttgcattatacatactatacatagtttattgtgcagtatcAACCTGATAAAAACCTACGGATTATGAATACTGCACCTTTTTACAAACAGTAGTGATGATATTTTACTTCAAAAATAAGTAAAGCTTATCCATTATGCATGCTAAATGTTAGTTATCTTGATAAGGCCGAATTGTAACCCCTGATAAAATGAGatgtagttacataccattttggctatgatgaggcaataaattgtgccatggcaggataccttctattgcatccttttcactgagaatttcagagttttcactattgtagatttttatgaagccttgaagctttttcctatcacactcatttctgtgccggagtgaagagcgcattttactggatgctgcaaataaagtattttggctgaaagttttaaagttgttaaaaaaatttcctcatcatttacctacatagaaattatagacaagagctaaatagaaattgcttcagagttaacaaagaaatagtaagcctacctgcatcagtggcaatcagatttttgcgatgcctgatagagtctgcaactgcctcgatagaatattttatgttcttcgaggttgttccagtgtttaactctaactccttacaaatcatttgtaggtcagatcgccattcttgaatcaatgacttttgaacatcaagtttgtcgatctcatttgaaactgttatttccgtctctctggcctatttgaaaatataataaatttaatgaacaaatcacattaaccgtgatgagtggttcgaacctatgggcttggcattcccagatgcttgctgtagttgaatgcgccacaacatggtcaaaagaattgcaacctagggtactaatgaacccacaattcaatttttgttaattatgcacccccatacccattccatgggcggttgtgcatgcagtttcccatgtacttggtctgtgtcctccagtagttttacctctgatggccctttcaatacacatagaattcatattattgtgatatatcaatacatggagaaagacattgaaatgggggcatcaaaggcagaactactgaatgacagagaccgagttcatgggggaattgtgtgaaacctggtttggcttcagtggaagccttgggatccttgtgggtgcagtagtactccaagttgcaattcatctgaccatgtcgtggcgtagtgaactagagcatgcatctgagagcactcagtgcatggggttcaaaccctcatcacagttcccgtgatatatcacgatactgtgatttctctgtgaac
Proteins encoded:
- the LOC123748730 gene encoding uncharacterized protein, whose amino-acid sequence is MLHYLAYYKNKREILTKHTEELLCGIFPSYLSKDPKKYTIEEKHLSTKNKSGILALLKQGQKLCSDKLSDAKRLFGYQEEDVDVSEPYLELCDSEDDDDEDEDLLLN